tagggaaagaaagaaaaagacctgCCTTCGTAGGACTTACTCTAGGAAGGTAAGAGGAGAGTCAGACAATGGGTCAGAGCACAGCCTAAATTACTgtaacaaatctttaaaaaacaaaaacaaaaacagtggctTCAAGAAGATACAAGTTCATCTCTCACGTCATAGTCCAGAGCTAGTAGTGTAGTTCAGTCATCCTTATCACAAGATTTCTGTTTCAGGGTCCAAGGTGGTTGTCACAGTGCCTGCCGTCCTCTTTGCAACCAAgccagaggagagggaaaaaagtaaGGGCGGCACATACCTATTCCTTCTTAGGGCACAAACTTGAAATAATATAGAACAGAAGTGCCCGTTCACCCCTCATTGGCCCAGAACTTTGTCTTATGGACAAACCTAGATACAAGAGAAGCTGGTAAATTAACCTTTAACTGAGAAGCCATGCACTCAGAAAGCACGGAGTTACAGTAAGCAGGTAAGAATAGTTTTTAtgaagggagcacctgggtggctcagttggttgagcatctgactttggctcaggtcatggccttgcagtctgtgagtttgagccacacgtcgggcttactgctgtcagcctgtcagcccggagcctgttttagatcctctgtcctcctctctcttacccccctcccctgcttgtgctctcccaaaatataaatattttaaaaagcaaagaacagtTTTTATGAGTAGTAGACTCTGATTCAGtaataaacaaacacattatTCAGATGATACATGGAGGAAAATTAAGCAAGGTAGGGGAATAAAGAGTATTATGAAGTCAGAGGAGGAGGTGGGTTTATCTTACATAAGCTGGTCAAGGAAGTCCTCACTGGTAAGACGTTAAGGGACCCTTTGAGAAGAAACCCAAAAGACATGAGGAAGCCAGTCGCCTAAGTATCTGGGGGGGGACAGccttcccagaagaggaaatggcAAGTGAAGGGCCCGGAGATAGGCGGCCTGGGTGTATTCAAGTAAGAACAGAGAGACGAAGGAGTGCAGTGGAGCAGACAAAAGGGAGAGCAGGAAGACATGGTAGGTGGGCCATCATAAGGATGCCACCTTCACTCCGAAGCCATGGTTGgtgcagggggtggtggggagggtggtaGGGGGTGGTGTTCAGATGGGGAGGAGAGCGTGGGAGTCACAGGATCTGACTCACGTTTCAAGAAGTTTACACCGGCTGTTTTGTGGAAAACAGAGAGGGTAGATGGCAAAAGCAAGGAGACTAGGCAGAAGGCCGTTGCAACCACCCTGGGCACCTGGGGAGGTGGCGGTGGCTTAGGGCATGGGGCAGTGACACAAGTGTCAAGGTGTGGTTGGAGACTTGACACATTTTGAGTTAACGATATTTTCTGATAAATCATGGGTGATTGAGAAAAGGTTTGTTATTCACTCACCCTATTATCATCAcccccagaaagagaaaattaatctCACAGGGAACAAGAAAGTCAAATTTCTCTCAAGCCACACTGTGGTGAACAAAGCTTCAGCAGGTTTGAAGGGTTAGGAGCCAAGAACAATGTGACTTGAAAGGTTTTGTAAGCAGGAGGAGAAGCCAGAACTTTTCAATATAAGGACATAAAATAgtctgtgaaaataaaaaaaaaattttaagagatacATTAAAGGTGAAAGGAAAATGTTACAACCTGGATGAGAGGTGCACAATTAATGACCTCTAGTCACAGAATATAGAATGATGGAGAATTTCATCTACCAAAATCAGACGATTAATTGAAAGAGGTTGCAGTGAAAATTGAATAaagctgaaacttaaaaaaaaatcccagaggatACTTAATATATTGGTTGCAAACAATATTCCAGCTGAACCTCATGTACTTGGGAAGGAGGGCACCTATAGAGCCCCATCACCTACACAGGTGATGGAAATGATCCTCATGGAGCTTTCCTGAGCCCTCCAGCCAGATGCAACCTGTCATTCTCCTTAATTGAGAAcatttccttcttccccctcttttGGGAAAAACACATTTTGCCTTGAAGTATAATTATCTGTATACTGATAAGAAgagatactacacttgatcttatccaaaaggccgagaagcaataTATAATTATCTGTATACTAGTGTAATTCCCTCTAGCAGATGTATTTACATCTTGTTACCCATCTCACTGCTTTGCTGATATGTTCGATATGGAGATTTGATCACACACGAAAAGAAAACACGACCCTGCTTTTACTTTTCAGAAGTTTGTTGATGTTGACAGTACTGGCTCTAGGATATTTTaccaagttttctatttttgccaAATCATATAGTGTCTCAACAATAGTTACGAAATGTGGAAACAATCTTCAATAATATCTAGTAATTCCCCAGTCTTGTTCCTTCCTTGCTAAAGATTGACATTCTTTGGagatgtctggctggctcagaagagcatgagactcttgatctcgtgagtttgagccccacgtggggtgtaaaggttaaaaaaaaaaaaaaagattgacatCCTTTGATAACTCCCACTTTATGCCCCCCAAATAGATCTGAATTCCCATCTGTTGCCCTGTGCTTAAATTATAGTCATCCAAATTTAAATATGTTGACTCTTAGATCACTTTTAGGAAATGCATCGTTTTAAAATGAGGTATTTGTCTAAAAATGATGGCAAGGTTAAATTGTcatcttttaagtttatatagATACCACAATCCATTCACCAATCCTTAAAATGATGACtaaccaatcttttttttttttttttttttttaacatttatttttgagagagagagacagaatggagttggggcagagaaagagggagacacagaatctgaagcaggctccaggctctgagctgtcagcacagagcctgacgcgggctcgaactcatgaaccgtgagatcatgacctgagctgaagtcagacactgaacctgagccatccagatgccccatgaCGAGCCAAGCTTAATGACATTTGACTCGACCCAGACCGAGACTATTTCTACATTTGCAATGCTCACTGGATCTGATATGTAAAgctccttatctttaaaaaaaaaaaattttttttttacatttattcatttttgagaaacagagtgagacaacacatgagcgggggaggggcagagagaaggagacgcagaatccgaagcaggctccaggctctgagcaagcggtcagcacagagcctgatgtggggctcaaacccacaaactgcgagatcatgacctgagccgaagtaggacgctcaaccaactgagccacccaggcaccccaaagctccTTATCTTAAGACCACAAACGTTTTTCATCTTCTGGAATGCATCTCCCTCCTCACCCTTGTTTACAAGACTGGAAACACAACATCTAAACTAGGCTGAAAAAGCTCCAGTCTAATCCTGTCCTTTTGGCTACATAGATACATTGGATGAAGGGGAGCTATCAAGCGCAGTACTCGATCTGCCCCTCTTAGGAGTTTTTAATCTCCAATTGTTGTTTTAACTGGGTCAGTAATTATTATAAAAGTGTTTCAGGTTATAGGAGCAAGAAACATTaggaaaaagtagaagaaaaaaccTTATTGGAGTACATGAACTTACCACCTTCAGGTCCATTTTCTGGTGTTCTGTGGTCTGAGCAATCAGTCAACAAATGTTCATCAAGATGCTATTTTATAATGGGCACTGGAACAGCTTTTGTCAGAGATCCcaagaaggattttttaaagaaagtagacCCTGTCTTCTAATAGAAGACAAacacaagaaaatgtaaaaacaacaaaaaagaaagtaaggaacAGGGCTCCACAGTTCACAAAGTTACAGTTAATTGCAAATTCATTGTGCAAGGAATAAAGCCTTAAGCACTGAAAGGAGAAAGACTTCCTGTGAGCTATAATGGGATGGAAAAGCTTCAAGGAGTGAGATTTGAGGAAGATTTTAAAGAACTGTGGaaaacctgggtggttcagttagttaagcgtctgacttcagctcaggccatgatcttgcgttccgtgggttcaagccccacgtcgggttctgtgctgacagctcagagcctggaacctgcttccgattctgtgtctccctgtgtatGAGCGGggaatcacacacacactctctcaaaaatatttttaaaaattaaaaagtttaaagaactGCCAGGTTGACAGGCTTTGAGTAGTCGAGAGGGCAACGGAGTACCACAGTTTAGAAGGACCACATAACAAAAGCACAAAGAGGACCTTAAGAGGCACTATAGGACAGTGCGTACAGCATTTGGGCTATGCTAGAAAGCTGAGGAAAATGAACAGCTGAAGAAGGGAAGTTTGGGCCAGATGGCAGAAAGCCTTTAGTTTCAGGATAAGGAGTTGGGGCTTAATCCTTTAGTCCTGAGTGACTCATGATAGCTTCTGATCAGGTGAGCCAACTGATAATGCTTTAACAACTTCAAAAGACCATGAAAAACATGGTCACTAGTCCTCTGGGACTTCAGGATCCTAGGGGAGGAGACCAGATAGGGTCTCTGATGGTTTGAGTAGAAGGCACACCACCCTGGccttttcatttaacttttcctACCATAAAATGTGCTGCataatgatttcctttctttcactgGGAAATTATAATTCTCAGTGAGTCATTCCTCTCGCCAGGGAAAATGACTCAGAAAATCTTCATTTCccagtgaaagaaagaaatcctatatAGCCCATTTTATGTAACTTTaattggatgtaaatttgaaCTCTTacattataaaattcattttaagtgCAAACTTGTCAATTCCTTAAAGTTTATCAATAATGGCCTACTTTCAAATCTTGACAAATGAATCTGAAACTAAGATTTTTCCCTTTAACTTAGGGCAGGTTTTACTGGGCAAACATTCACCAGCCTGGCCAGATTGGCCAGGTTATGCAAGTTTTGAACTAAGGGATCTTTAGAAAGCCATTTTATATGCTAACTGTGGCCATTTGCacatcatgcattttttttttttttaaataaatgcaccTGAGAACACCAAAAACCACTTCCCCAAGTTCCCACCTCCAACCTATCAGGAAATTCaaggagaggcacctgggaggGCTTAGCAAGCAGCAAAGTGGCTTTTATAGCTAGGAAATTGTTACAGAAGACAAGGTCCTTGCCCTGGAGAAGATCGTTTTCCTGTGGAGGAGTGTAAGCAACCACAGCAAATCTGTGTTCTTCTCAGCTTTCACCAAGAGCAAGAACATGCGCTAGGTGGTGGGGCTGAGGGAAGGTTTGACCCAAATGAGAATTAAATCCTGATGGAAGGGAAGTCTGGGCGCTTGGTCTACCAAATACCACAGGAGGACTGAGGTGACAGGCCAGGCGAAGTCTTGGCTGTAGGCAGAGTCCTGTACATTAGGTTAGGTTTCCCGGCATCCCTGGCCCTTACCCACTAAATGCGTTAGCATTCCTCCCAAGAGAGGATTTGTCTGTAGGTATTACAAAATATCCCATATCCCACAGGATGGGGGCAAAAATCTGTACCTGATTGAGGTATGGGGCTAGAAGGAAACGAGGGGAGGATTGCTAGATCAGAACTACAAAGGGCAACAGACTAAAGCAGACTTTATTGGAAACCATTTGTGACAAACGCCTAGAAGCGTGTTACAGATTGGAACATTAAGAAACAGTGGGAACAGAGAGCTATCTGTATACTAAGGAAAGCAAACGTCAGCTGGCCTAAGTTTCGTGTTGACATACAGCGTTAATAAAGTAGAACAGCACCCCACCGCCAGAAATCAAAAAACCCAGAACTGCATCAACTTTGCTTACTGTTACCTGTACCTCAGTTCCTCTAGAAGTAGGCAGAGACCATTTTGAGGACGAGTTTTGTTACCAGGAAGAGTCGTGCCACTAGGGGGACACCACCGCACTATAGGAGATTCCAGGTCTTAACCAGGGCAAGCTTGATCAGTCGTAACCTAACCCCATGCCCAAATATTTGAGACCACAACCCACCCAACCTAAAAGCCACCCAAGCGTTTAACAAGTGTGGACAGCCGCTTCCTGTGACAAGTTAAGTGGCTCTGAAAAGAGCCGTTGGGGTAAAAGTAGCTGTTCTATTGCGCCCTTTGCACGCCCTTACTTCGAGCTGGTGTATTTGGTGACAGCCTTGGTGCCCTCGGACACGGCGTGCTTGGCCAGCTCGCCGGGCAGCAGCAGACGCACGGCCGTCTGGATCTCCCGGGACGTGATGGTCGAGCGCTTGTTGTAATGCGCCAGGCGAGAGGCTTCACCGGCGATGCGCTCGAAGATGTCGTTGACGAACGAGTTCATGATGCCCATGGCCTTGGACGAAATGCCGGTGTCCGGGTGAACCTGTTTCAACACCTTATACACATACACGGAATAGCTCTCCTTACGGCTACGCTTGCGCTTCTTGCCGTCCTTCTTCTGCACTTTCGTAACAGCTTTTTTAGAGCCCTTCTTGGGAGCGGGAGCGGACTTCGCTGGATCAGGCATTTTTGCTAGAAGAAACGCCACACAGCCGAAACGATCCGGACTACATTCAAGCGGCTTCGTTATGCGCTACTTATAGAGCCCGTATGCAAATGAAGGCTCGCATAGGACTGCATTTTTATTGGTTAATTTCCAACAAGGTCGTCATACAGGGGTGGAGTCTATGCAAATAATAGCTTCTGCTAGCGCTTCCTTAATGGCTATCAGAGCAAACGTCTTCTTAGCCAATTGAAATGTTCCGTTTCAGACCAACCAATAAGTTACGTAAAAGTATAGTTCACCTGTTTGGGGTGTTTGGGGATGGTTATTACTTGTCAGTTGTACTTGCATTACGGAAAAGATCCGAAGTgcccatttctatttttgcatCAGTTTACTTCATACACTTTGTGGAAGTTTGTTTTGCCTTTGGGTTTCGGAGCAGTAAcaaacatctcaaaaaaaaacaaaaaaaacaaaaaaacccaacccatcAGGAATTTCCCTCAAATTCCTATTCGTGTTTGCGCTGCCTGTCTTATGCAATAGGGTATTAGATATTAGATCCATACAACTCTTAAGACACATAAACCAGGAAAAAGGCTTCCATTTGCAAACCAGGACTTACGTCCAGCTTAGTCTTAACCGTAAAATCTAGTTGAAAACCCAAATCCCCAACCCGGCAGTTACCACAAACCCACACGACCTCCTTCCCGCTTCGTTTCTATATCCAGATTCGTGCTAACGCTTTGTACGAGTAGCGTGTTAACGTTACAAACGACTAGTAGAGCAGAGTCCACCCCCTTGCAAGTTTTTCCTCAAACTAGTAAGGCTGACGCTGTAGACTGTAACTCAACATATGTAAAAGCTTAGGCAAAAGCGATCTAAGCCCAGCTTCAGCTGTTCCCTCTAGTGCCTGTCAGCCGACCAAAGTTCAGACATTGTGATCTTCCTACCCACCATGTGCGAGTTTCCCCTCATCCCTCTACCCAGAGCACCAGTGCACAACAGTACACCCACGCCAGGTGAGATAGGCGACACAGCTACTCCTCGTGAAAACATGGGTGGCTCTGAAAAGAGCCGTTAGGTGGTCCACTTAAAAGCACAGGCCTTAAGCCCGCTCCCCGCGGATACGGCGAGCCAGCTGGATGTCCTTGGGCATGATGGTGACGCGCTTGGCGTGGATGGCGCACAGGTTCGTGTCCTCGAACAGCCCCACCAGGTAGGCCTCGCTCGCCTCCTGCAGCGCCATCACGGCCGAGCTCTGGAAGCGCAGGTCCGTCTTGAAGTCCTGCGCGATCTCGCGCACCAGCCGCTGGAACGGCAGCTTGCGGATCAGCAGCTCGGTGGACTTCTGGTAGCGCCGGATCTCCCGCAGGGCCACGGTGCCCGGCCGGTAGCGGTGCGGCTTCTTCACGCCGCCCGTGGCGGGTGCGCTCTTGCGGGCCGCCTTGGTGGCCAGCTGCTTCCGCGGGGCCTTGCCGCCGGTCGACTTGCGGGCGGTCTGCTTTGTACGGGCCATGATGCCTTACTGGCTTTATTCAAAAAGTACTAGGCAGTCGTATTTATAGACGTAGCCTCCTCTTGATTGGACCAGAATGGTTAAGAACTTCCAGACTTGTGATCTCATTGGCTAgatttcaatccttttttttaCTCGGGTAGATTATAATGCTAATCTCTTTCCCTTATTACTTCATCTTTCCgtacttttctgtaattttatcggtcccagatttttttttttttaggccttTCCTTTAAATTGATGTCACTTTTGTAAGAGCAGTTTTGAAAGTGTTTTAGCAAGCTTGGGATTCAGTTTCCTTCGAAATAAAAGCGTGCCTTCCCATGAACTAGGTTTCAGTCTACATTTCTAGTTGAGTTACTGTAACTCCAATACCACAGCTAACATTTTGCGCCTCACCCTCTGCTAAGCGCGTTAGTTCATTACAGTATGACTGGGACTCAACAAAACAATATGCAGTTGAAAGAACCAAACACTGAATTTACCTTTACCCAACTTCGGAACTACGCCGAAGCCCTGTGCTGATCACCACCGACTTGCAGTGTAGAGCCTTGAGCCTTCCCCCTTTCTTTAACCTTTTCACCTTGGAACGGGCCTCCCTCCCCTCAATGGCCAATTAGGTCCAAGAGACGAAACGCGTCTAAATCAGGGAATATAAAACGAGAAAcgttattttctcctttataatgGTGAATAGTTTCTAAATAGTCAATTTGCTGGTCGGTCAgattaaaagctaaaataaagtttcaaagtaaacaaattaCTTGTTGATTACGGAATTACCaacatattttcttcaattaagTAGTTTCATCTAAAAGTTTCATCTGAaagtttcatcttttttattctctatagAGAAATCGAAGATCCTCTGCTTTTCAGTTGTTTCATATGCTTTGTAGCATTGCTTGGAAAACTGCATGTCATGAAACAAGTGATGTAAGGTTACCAATGCTTAAATTGGTGAATacttaacataaaaattttaatcgTATGTTATTCTATTGAAAAAGCCTTGCATCCAAACCTTTAGTAACTCACACCTGTGAACAAAATCAAGCCCAAGAAGCTTAAAACTTACTTTATGGTGTCAATATGAATTACCATCTTCCTGCTAGGGGCAAGTGATTTTGAGGCGATTTCCTGAACACTAAGTAACTTAGAAACTTTGTATCTACAAGAGTTCCCATCAGCAGCACAATCTGCTCTAGGGAGACCTAAGATGTCTTGCAAAAGTGTTCACTGATGTGAACAACTGTTACCCCTTCCTGTGGCCAGTTTGTGATAATGACTAACACAGAGAGAgcactacttggtatttaaaaattcttctgcaTACACTGCTTCATTTAATCCCAACTCTGTGGAGTAGATGttactttcctcattttacagataaggaaactgagtctcagagaaatTATGGCTTGTCCTGGACAAGTAACAAGGCCTGCATAATAttctaaaggaaaagaatggaattATAGTGGATTTCCAGTTTCATCAGCCTTGGGGTACATTTTAAAGCAATGAAGAATTTTCCCATCATGCAATCAAATGActcaatgtttctcaaacttctcCACTGAACTATTCCCATCAGAAGAGGAAACTaccaaggggggggggcgggggggggagtcTTGGATGACAGCCCAAAGCAGCCTACACAAGTGTCAACATTTCTTTGCAGTGTTCTTTTTCAATCTATGTACTCTTGGCCCCGGTGttcatttaaataagaaaaagattctCAAGCTGTTGTTAGGGAGGAAAAACTTTGCCCTACCCCTCAAGGTTTTttggctggtctaagaattaaattgacatgagacagattaacaggagaaaactaTAGAAGAATATGAGGCCCCCCAGGCAGTTCAGGCTTATGTGCCATGGATAGCTAACAAAGGGGTTGAGGTCTGGGACTGCAAACGGAAGGAAGACAATTACAAGAAGATGAACATGAGTAAacgtttggtaaacaaatgtttgctgggccagATAGAAACAATGGAGCATAGAAAGGGATTTTAGCAACTAGACCTTGCTAAGTTCCTCCCTGTCTGTCACACCTAGTTCGTATTATACAGTAGTTCTCTATGGTGATAGCTCCCCTCCTAGAGcaggtcctctatctaaattctcTTATGCAGTTAGGagggaggcaaaaagaaaaacttcttgagtcttctgcttcttaaaaataatcgGCCTAAAATAATCCACATACCAAAGAAACATATTTGGAGGTAGCAAAATTTTGCTCCCCTACAATGTATATTCATATAGAATCCAATAGTCATGgggtgtattttctctttataatacAGATAATCAGAAAATTCCAAACCTCTTCCTCTGGCGTTTCTCAGAATAGAACAATCTGTTATTTACAGATGCCAAAGGCAGACCActccaagatgggccactttggcatgaagattatttcaagttaaaaagtgatcaaaacccagcagattcaggaaaaactGTTTACCtgaaaagaatttctttaaaacaattttttttttaatttaaaaaatgcttagttttgagagggagaaggagaggtggcagagggtggggggcgggcagggcagagagagagaaagagagagaaccccaagcaggctctccctgacgtggggctcaaactcacaaaccctgagatcatgacctgagctgaagtctggaggcttaactgcctgagccacgcagatgcccctgAGAACTGAGATGGAAGGCCTGCTATAGGATGAGAGCTACCATCATAGATGGTCTGCGTGACTTCCCTGTACAtaccaaattaaattttattttctctgttaatctgtctcatgtcagaGTAGAAGGTAGGTCTGGGTAGAAGGACCTTGCAGGGGTGATTGCTGTGAGTGTTCTCAACACACTACTCTATCAGAAGTAAATTGACGAGCCAGAAGAACCCGTGCTTTGCTGCAGCTGTGGGGAAAtggggattctttttctcctactGATATCTCTGAAGTTTCTTTCACTAGAAATAATAAGAATCTGCAGTTTCCAGATTGAGCCCTGAAGTTTCATTATGTAGTACTGAGAGAGGGGAAATAGCATAAGAAGCCTAAAATTTGCCACaggaaataaacatgtaaaagaaaaatgtaacgttttgtgtgtgcgtgtgtttgtttttagtacAAAAGTAATGGACTAAATTAAAATACACgttcctggggcgtctgggtggctcagtcagttaagtgtccaactttggctcaggtcatgatcttactgttcctgagttccagactcgcatcgggctctgtgctcacagctcagagcctggaacctgcttctgattctgtctccctctctctctgcccctcccctgcttgagctctgtttctctctcaaaaataaagaaacatttaaaaaaaattttaactacatGTTCTGGGAAGACAGTTTGTGTTTAGTCTTTGACTACAAGTACCCCCACGGGTTCAAATACCCCCAAGATGAGACTGAATCTTTGGTTTGTGGGTTGGGTAGGCCATGTGCCtgatttcctttcatctttttaacaattttttattttattttatttatttaatttgaaagcaagcacaagtgggggaggggcagagagcgagggggacagaggatgcaaagcaggctctgtgctgacaggctgacagcggagagctcaaacccacaaaccgccggatcaccacctgagcagaagttagacgctcaactgactgagccacccaggcgcccctgatttttagtttttaattttaagtccaGTGtacttaacatacaatgttatattagcttcaggtacacaatatagtgattcaacaattccatatattactcagtgcttaccAAGACAAATGTACTCAATCCCTCTCACCTATCacccacccctcacccacctcctctctggaaaCCAACAGTATGTTCTGATTTCCAGGAAATAGGTAGgggtctgtttttggtttgtctcttttttttctctttgtacatcttttttttaagtttattctgagagagagtgagtggtgtgtgtgtgctcgcGTGCGcatgagagcagagagagagagggagagggagaatcacaggcaggccccacaccagcagcatggagcctggtttgaggctcaaacccatgaacagtgagatcatgacctgagctgaaaccaagagtcagcgcttacccgactgagccacccaggtgcccctctttgtacgtttgcttgttttttaaattccacatatgagtgaaatgattttctttcatcttaaGAGGTCAGTAGCCCTGGACCAAATTCAGAAGCCACGGGATTTTGAGCTTCTTTCCTTATCCCATTCTGAGATAAACTCATTCCTTCAACATCTTGCTCATTGGATAAAaactccccccacccttttttggggcgcctgggtggctcagtcggttgagcatctgactttttggctcaggtcat
This Lynx canadensis isolate LIC74 chromosome C1, mLynCan4.pri.v2, whole genome shotgun sequence DNA region includes the following protein-coding sequences:
- the LOC115522096 gene encoding histone H2B type 2-F — translated: MPDPAKSAPAPKKGSKKAVTKVQKKDGKKRKRSRKESYSVYVYKVLKQVHPDTGISSKAMGIMNSFVNDIFERIAGEASRLAHYNKRSTITSREIQTAVRLLLPGELAKHAVSEGTKAVTKYTSSKDRA